Proteins encoded in a region of the Cytobacillus pseudoceanisediminis genome:
- the metK gene encoding methionine adenosyltransferase: MSTKRRLFTSESVTEGHPDKICDQISDAILDAILAKDANARVAAETSVTTGLVLVAGEITTSTYVDIPKIVRETVKEIGYTRAKYGFDSETCAVLTSIDEQSADIAMGVDQALEAREGQMSDQEIEAIGAGDQGLMFGFACNETKELMPLPISLAHKLSRRLTEVRKEEILPYLRPDGKTQVTVEYDENDKPVRIDTIVISTQHHPEISLEQIQRNLKEHVINPVVPKELIDENTKYFINPTGRFVIGGPQGDAGLTGRKIIVDTYGGYARHGGGAFSGKDPTKVDRSAAYAARYVAKNLVAAGLAEKVEVQLAYAIGVAQPVSISVDTFGTGKVDEDVLVDLVRKHFDLRPAGIINMLGLRRPIYKQTAAYGHFGRTDVDLPWERTDKAEILRSEA, from the coding sequence ATGTCAACAAAGCGTCGTTTGTTTACTTCTGAATCAGTTACTGAAGGTCATCCGGATAAAATCTGTGACCAAATTTCTGATGCAATCTTAGATGCGATTTTAGCTAAAGATGCGAATGCCCGTGTTGCTGCAGAGACTTCTGTAACAACTGGACTTGTATTAGTTGCAGGTGAAATCACAACATCTACATACGTAGATATTCCAAAAATCGTTCGTGAAACGGTAAAAGAAATCGGTTATACCCGTGCTAAATATGGTTTCGATTCCGAAACATGTGCAGTTTTAACTTCCATTGATGAGCAGTCAGCAGATATTGCAATGGGTGTTGACCAGGCTCTTGAAGCAAGGGAAGGACAAATGAGTGATCAGGAAATCGAAGCAATCGGTGCAGGGGACCAGGGTTTAATGTTCGGTTTTGCATGCAACGAAACGAAAGAGCTAATGCCTCTTCCGATTTCTTTAGCACATAAACTTTCCCGCCGTCTGACTGAAGTTCGTAAAGAAGAAATTCTTCCTTACCTTCGTCCGGACGGAAAAACTCAGGTAACGGTTGAGTATGATGAAAATGACAAGCCAGTCCGCATTGACACAATCGTTATTTCTACCCAGCATCACCCTGAGATCAGCCTGGAGCAAATCCAGCGCAATCTTAAGGAGCATGTTATTAACCCGGTTGTTCCCAAAGAACTAATCGATGAGAATACAAAGTATTTCATCAACCCAACAGGACGTTTTGTAATCGGCGGACCTCAAGGGGATGCAGGCCTGACTGGACGCAAAATCATTGTTGATACTTACGGCGGATATGCCCGTCATGGCGGAGGCGCGTTCTCCGGTAAGGATCCTACAAAGGTTGACCGCTCTGCTGCTTATGCTGCTCGTTATGTAGCGAAGAACCTTGTGGCAGCAGGTTTAGCTGAGAAAGTGGAAGTTCAGCTTGCTTATGCGATTGGTGTAGCACAGCCAGTGTCGATTTCTGTTGATACATTCGGAACAGGCAAAGTCGATGAAGATGTACTAGTTGATCTAGTTAGAAAGCACTTTGATCTTCGCCCTGCAGGAATTATTAACATGCTTGGCCTTCGCCGCCCAATTTACAAGCAGACAGCTGCTTACGGACACTTCGGACGTACAGATGTTGATCTTCCTTGGGAGCGTACGGACAAAGCTGAAATCCTTCGCTCTGAAGCTTAA
- a CDS encoding DUF2584 domain-containing protein produces MGMPLELNTMIVTKGREKRLDEYFFSLVKDGYRLYPLDIPVEVKRTIDGDLNGMGVIRKVEWENSQTLITYQLVSLNSTN; encoded by the coding sequence ATGGGTATGCCTTTAGAGCTGAACACAATGATCGTGACAAAGGGAAGGGAAAAAAGACTTGATGAATATTTCTTTTCGCTTGTCAAAGACGGATACCGATTATATCCGCTCGATATCCCTGTCGAGGTAAAAAGAACAATTGACGGAGACCTGAACGGAATGGGTGTTATTAGAAAAGTAGAATGGGAAAACAGCCAGACACTCATTACTTACCAGCTTGTTTCTCTAAACTCAACAAACTAA
- a CDS encoding DUF6154 family protein has protein sequence MKLIDELYELYRNKLTGDEEDIDMLAFAFLEEMDREDLLNIIKDLENQELYDLMGLYLIESLKGKFASENYGQRRSPIIHHRNIH, from the coding sequence ATGAAACTGATTGATGAGCTATATGAACTTTACAGGAATAAGCTGACAGGTGATGAAGAGGATATCGATATGCTCGCTTTTGCTTTCTTAGAAGAAATGGACAGAGAAGACCTGCTGAATATCATCAAGGATCTCGAAAATCAGGAATTATATGATTTAATGGGGCTTTATCTGATTGAGAGCTTAAAAGGGAAATTTGCCAGTGAGAATTACGGCCAGCGCAGAAGCCCAATCATTCATCACCGTAACATACACTAA
- the ytzI gene encoding YtzI protein, translated as MYTVLVISIIIVIVVLLLSVITTSKAYQFKHTVDPVDPLPDSEQEQKEAKEDQEDNQNRS; from the coding sequence ATGTATACGGTATTAGTCATATCGATTATCATTGTGATCGTGGTACTGCTTTTAAGCGTCATTACCACTTCAAAAGCTTACCAATTCAAACATACGGTAGACCCAGTTGATCCGCTTCCTGACAGCGAGCAGGAACAAAAAGAGGCTAAAGAAGATCAAGAAGATAACCAAAACCGTTCATAA
- a CDS encoding ABC transporter substrate-binding protein: protein MKKWMKVSMLLLLTAILIVPLAACGKDEMQNVRIAEVTRSIFYAPQYVALEKGFFEEEGLKVELTTTAGGDKTMTALLSDSADVALVGSETSIYVSAQGSNDPVINFAQLTQTDGTFLVSRNKIDNFSWDMLKGKTFLGQRKGGMPQMAGEFVLKKHGIDPHADMDLIQNIDYANIAPAFASGTGEFVQLFEPTASVFEKEGKGYIVASFGTESGHVPYTTFMTKQSYIDENKETVEKFTRAIYKAQQWVETHSAKETAETIQGYFDNTELDIIEMVVDRYKSQGSFATDPILDTEEWENLQNIMDEAGELPKRIEHDTLVNTEIAEGVMK from the coding sequence ATGAAAAAATGGATGAAAGTAAGCATGCTTCTTTTGCTTACGGCGATACTTATTGTTCCTTTGGCCGCTTGCGGAAAGGATGAAATGCAAAACGTCCGTATTGCCGAAGTGACACGTTCCATCTTCTATGCTCCGCAATATGTAGCCCTTGAGAAGGGTTTCTTTGAAGAAGAAGGTCTTAAAGTAGAGCTTACGACTACAGCAGGCGGAGATAAAACGATGACAGCTTTGCTTTCAGACAGCGCTGATGTGGCGCTTGTTGGCTCTGAAACATCGATTTACGTATCCGCGCAGGGCTCCAATGACCCGGTTATCAACTTTGCACAGCTAACCCAGACAGATGGAACATTTTTAGTTTCCCGCAATAAAATCGACAATTTTTCCTGGGATATGCTGAAAGGCAAAACATTCCTTGGCCAGCGCAAAGGCGGTATGCCGCAAATGGCCGGTGAGTTTGTTCTGAAAAAGCATGGAATTGATCCTCACGCAGATATGGACTTGATTCAAAATATTGATTATGCCAATATCGCTCCGGCCTTCGCTTCAGGAACAGGCGAGTTTGTTCAGCTGTTCGAGCCGACTGCCAGTGTTTTTGAAAAAGAAGGCAAAGGCTATATCGTAGCTTCTTTCGGAACAGAGTCCGGTCATGTACCATATACCACATTCATGACAAAACAAAGCTATATTGATGAAAATAAAGAAACGGTCGAAAAATTCACAAGAGCGATTTATAAAGCACAGCAATGGGTTGAGACACACAGTGCGAAAGAAACGGCAGAAACCATTCAAGGATATTTCGACAATACCGAGCTTGATATCATTGAGATGGTAGTAGACCGCTATAAGAGCCAGGGATCCTTTGCAACAGATCCTATCCTGGACACTGAAGAATGGGAAAATCTGCAGAACATCATGGACGAAGCAGGAGAGCTCCCTAAGCGCATAGAGCATGACACACTTGTCAACACAGAAATCGCTGAAGGTGTAATGAAGTAA
- a CDS encoding DUF6612 family protein, with protein sequence MKKSLAILIGFLMILMLAACSETAKPVNESDGGTDKEETKAEEASELTLEEVLTKSTEASEELKSFSVNMDMSQEMSSGTEGENMNIDSVIDMDVTTDPMAFYQKMTMSMDGTEESYDIESYFTEEGMFLYDAAGKQWMKFPKEMSDDLLQMSSQQTNPGEELKKLQEFVDDFTFEQDAENYILKLKADGEKFNDFVKETAAETLPPELAANGEMLDNMKINGVEYEIVIDKETFYPSVLNMIMEMEITAEGQTISMKQNMNGQYSNYNKVEAIAVPQDVLDTAVEMEM encoded by the coding sequence TTGAAAAAGTCCCTTGCAATTCTTATTGGCTTCTTAATGATTCTAATGCTGGCTGCATGCAGTGAGACAGCAAAACCTGTAAATGAATCTGATGGTGGCACAGACAAGGAAGAAACCAAAGCAGAAGAAGCTTCAGAATTGACACTGGAGGAAGTTTTAACGAAATCAACCGAGGCTTCAGAAGAGCTTAAAAGCTTCTCCGTAAATATGGATATGAGCCAGGAAATGAGCTCAGGCACTGAAGGGGAAAATATGAATATCGATTCTGTCATTGACATGGATGTTACAACAGATCCAATGGCCTTCTATCAAAAGATGACTATGTCGATGGACGGCACAGAAGAGTCATATGATATCGAAAGCTATTTTACTGAAGAAGGCATGTTCCTTTATGACGCCGCCGGTAAGCAGTGGATGAAGTTCCCTAAAGAAATGTCGGATGATTTGCTTCAAATGTCCAGTCAGCAGACGAATCCTGGTGAAGAACTAAAAAAATTACAGGAGTTCGTGGACGACTTTACGTTTGAACAGGACGCAGAAAACTACATCCTAAAGCTGAAAGCCGATGGAGAAAAATTCAATGATTTTGTGAAGGAAACAGCAGCAGAAACGCTCCCGCCTGAACTGGCCGCGAACGGAGAAATGCTTGATAACATGAAAATTAACGGCGTGGAATACGAAATCGTGATTGATAAAGAAACTTTTTATCCAAGTGTGCTGAATATGATTATGGAAATGGAAATCACGGCTGAAGGCCAGACCATCTCCATGAAGCAGAACATGAACGGCCAATACTCAAACTATAATAAGGTAGAGGCTATAGCTGTTCCGCAGGATGTTCTTGATACAGCTGTAGAAATGGAAATGTAG
- a CDS encoding thiol-disulfide oxidoreductase DCC family protein: protein MKTIALYDETCSLCKETKKIFKKLDWLNKVVWISLQEYEKIPDSLSFSKHDLRRELHIITPSGGVKKGYSAVRRLLFLFPASFLISLLLYLPLTPILGDPIYKWIAKNRHKFLKKKCDDGSCSL, encoded by the coding sequence ATGAAGACAATTGCCCTCTATGATGAAACTTGTTCTTTATGCAAGGAAACAAAGAAGATATTTAAAAAACTTGATTGGCTGAATAAAGTGGTATGGATTTCTCTGCAGGAGTATGAAAAAATCCCGGATTCTCTCTCGTTTTCCAAGCATGACCTGCGCAGAGAGCTTCATATTATTACTCCATCGGGCGGTGTGAAAAAGGGTTATTCTGCAGTAAGGAGACTGCTGTTCCTCTTTCCTGCCTCCTTTTTAATCAGCCTCCTTTTATATCTCCCATTGACGCCAATACTGGGCGATCCGATCTACAAATGGATTGCTAAAAACAGGCATAAATTTCTAAAGAAAAAATGTGATGATGGAAGCTGTTCGCTGTAA
- the pckA gene encoding phosphoenolpyruvate carboxykinase (ATP) yields the protein MNSVSISNELSELLNGSNIQVQLSVPQLVEKVLNRNEGSLTSTGAVRATTGKYTGRSPKDKYIVEEASNKDKMDWGSVNQPISEEAFSNLYNKVINYLKEKEEVFVFKGFAGADKKHRMPIQVINEYAWHNLFAHQLFIRPAEDELLDHQAEFTVISAPNFKADPAVDGTKSETFIIISFERRTVLIGGTEYAGEMKKSIFSVMNYMLPENGILPMHCSANVGREGDVALFFGLSGTGKTTLSADPNRKLIGDDEHGWSANGVFNIEGGCYAKCINLSREKEPQIFDAIRFGAVLENVVVNSETRVADYDDSTLTENTRAAYQLQAIDNIVDPSIAGHPNTIVFLTADAFGVLPPISKLSKEQAMYHFLSGYTSKLAGTERGITSPQATFSTCFGSPFLPLPANRYAEMLGEKIDEHNAKVFLVNTGWTGGEYGVGERMKLAYTRAMVEAALEGELNNVETVKDEIFGLEIPQHVTGVPDEVLQPNKTWADQAAYEAKAKELAAKFRENFKKFTSVSSEIEEKGGPIA from the coding sequence ATGAACTCTGTAAGCATATCAAACGAATTGAGCGAATTATTAAATGGCAGCAACATTCAAGTGCAATTATCCGTTCCTCAGCTTGTGGAAAAAGTTTTAAACCGCAATGAAGGGTCCCTTACCTCTACTGGCGCCGTACGCGCTACTACAGGAAAGTATACAGGACGTTCTCCTAAAGATAAATACATTGTTGAAGAAGCATCAAATAAAGATAAAATGGATTGGGGCAGCGTAAACCAGCCTATCTCTGAAGAAGCATTCTCTAATCTTTATAATAAAGTAATCAACTACTTAAAAGAAAAAGAAGAAGTATTTGTTTTCAAAGGCTTCGCAGGCGCAGATAAAAAGCACCGCATGCCAATCCAGGTAATTAATGAATATGCCTGGCACAATCTTTTCGCACATCAGTTATTCATTCGTCCGGCAGAAGACGAGCTATTGGATCATCAAGCAGAGTTCACAGTCATTTCTGCTCCTAATTTCAAAGCAGACCCTGCAGTTGACGGCACAAAGTCCGAAACATTTATCATCATTTCATTCGAGCGCCGTACTGTTTTAATCGGTGGTACTGAATATGCAGGCGAAATGAAAAAGTCCATTTTCTCTGTTATGAACTATATGCTTCCAGAAAACGGGATCCTTCCTATGCACTGTTCCGCGAACGTTGGTCGTGAAGGAGATGTTGCTTTATTCTTCGGCTTATCCGGAACAGGGAAAACAACCTTATCTGCAGACCCTAACCGCAAGCTGATTGGGGATGACGAGCATGGCTGGTCAGCAAATGGCGTCTTCAATATTGAAGGCGGCTGCTATGCGAAATGCATTAACTTATCCCGTGAGAAAGAACCGCAAATTTTTGATGCTATCCGATTTGGGGCTGTATTGGAAAATGTGGTAGTAAACAGCGAAACTCGGGTTGCTGATTACGATGACAGCACTTTAACTGAAAATACACGTGCGGCTTACCAGCTTCAGGCCATCGATAATATTGTTGACCCAAGCATTGCCGGACATCCTAATACAATCGTATTTTTAACAGCTGACGCATTTGGCGTATTGCCTCCAATCTCTAAACTGTCAAAAGAGCAGGCAATGTACCATTTCTTAAGCGGATATACTTCCAAGCTGGCAGGAACTGAGCGCGGCATCACTTCACCGCAGGCAACGTTCTCAACTTGCTTTGGATCACCTTTCCTTCCGCTTCCTGCAAACCGTTATGCTGAAATGCTTGGCGAGAAGATCGATGAGCATAATGCAAAAGTCTTCCTGGTAAACACAGGATGGACTGGCGGAGAGTACGGAGTCGGTGAACGCATGAAACTTGCTTACACTCGTGCTATGGTGGAAGCTGCACTTGAAGGCGAACTAAACAACGTAGAAACAGTCAAAGACGAAATTTTCGGATTGGAAATTCCGCAGCACGTTACGGGTGTGCCTGACGAAGTTCTTCAGCCAAACAAAACATGGGCAGATCAGGCTGCTTATGAAGCAAAGGCAAAAGAACTCGCTGCAAAATTCCGTGAGAACTTCAAGAAGTTCACAAGCGTTTCTTCTGAAATCGAAGAAAAAGGCGGACCAATCGCATAA
- the cls gene encoding cardiolipin synthase, translated as MDIYSMMLTVFLVLNIILAAFVIFLERRDAGATWAWLMVLFFLPLLGFFMYLFFGQNLTRRKMFQWEDRKKIGIDELLNNQIRGIKEKDFHFRNDIIKNSKDLIYMHLVNNDSVLTQDNEVRIFTDGKEKFNSLVEDIKNAADHIHLQYYIFKRDNLGKSLINLLTEKAKEGVKVRLLYDELGSRSLHKRAFKELIAAGGEIEAFFPSRLHFINLRINYRNHRKIAIIDGRIGYVGGFNVGDEYLGLNPKFGYWRDTHLRIRGSAVHSLQTRFILDWNQASHRHDIYYAPKYFPLTESRDSVGMQIVTSGPDSEWEQIKNGYIKMISSARKSIYIQTPYFIPDASLLDALKIAALSGVEVNIMVPNKPDHMFVYWATYSYIGEMLKANANIYIYENGFIHAKTLIVDEKVSSVGTANIDVRSFRLNFEVNAFIYDEDVSKELTESFQEDVQLSTNLTAEDYRNRALKIKLKESISRLLSPIL; from the coding sequence ATGGATATATACTCCATGATGCTTACAGTATTTCTAGTATTAAATATTATCCTGGCAGCATTTGTTATCTTTCTGGAGCGAAGGGATGCAGGTGCCACATGGGCCTGGCTCATGGTTTTGTTCTTTCTTCCTCTTCTTGGTTTTTTCATGTACCTCTTCTTTGGGCAGAATTTAACCAGAAGAAAGATGTTTCAATGGGAAGACCGCAAAAAGATTGGAATTGATGAACTGCTGAACAATCAAATCAGAGGAATCAAGGAAAAGGATTTCCATTTTCGAAATGACATAATTAAAAACTCCAAGGACCTTATATATATGCATCTTGTCAATAATGATTCGGTATTAACCCAGGACAACGAGGTCAGGATTTTTACAGATGGGAAAGAGAAGTTCAATTCGCTTGTGGAGGACATCAAAAATGCAGCCGATCACATCCATCTGCAGTATTATATCTTCAAGAGAGATAATCTGGGGAAAAGCTTAATCAATCTTTTGACGGAAAAGGCAAAAGAAGGCGTAAAAGTAAGGCTTCTCTATGATGAACTGGGTTCAAGAAGCCTGCATAAAAGGGCGTTTAAAGAGCTGATTGCGGCAGGAGGGGAAATTGAAGCCTTTTTCCCTTCCCGGCTGCACTTTATCAACTTGAGAATTAATTACCGGAACCATCGCAAGATTGCCATTATTGACGGCCGAATTGGATATGTTGGAGGGTTTAATGTCGGGGATGAATACCTCGGGCTAAATCCAAAGTTTGGGTATTGGCGTGATACTCATTTAAGAATTAGAGGGAGTGCTGTCCATTCCCTGCAGACCCGCTTTATCCTGGACTGGAACCAGGCTTCGCACCGCCATGATATTTACTATGCTCCTAAGTATTTTCCACTGACCGAGTCTCGAGATAGCGTAGGGATGCAAATTGTTACCAGCGGTCCTGATTCGGAATGGGAACAGATTAAAAATGGGTATATAAAAATGATTTCATCGGCCCGTAAATCTATTTATATCCAAACTCCCTACTTCATTCCGGACGCTAGTCTACTGGATGCATTGAAAATAGCTGCATTATCAGGGGTGGAAGTGAACATTATGGTACCGAACAAGCCTGACCATATGTTTGTTTATTGGGCAACCTACTCCTATATAGGAGAAATGTTAAAAGCTAATGCGAACATCTATATATATGAGAATGGCTTTATCCATGCAAAAACCTTGATTGTTGACGAGAAAGTTTCGTCGGTTGGAACCGCGAATATAGATGTTAGAAGCTTCAGGCTGAATTTTGAGGTAAATGCCTTTATATATGATGAGGACGTTTCGAAAGAACTGACTGAGAGCTTTCAGGAAGATGTCCAGCTATCAACTAACCTTACTGCAGAAGATTACAGAAATAGAGCCTTAAAAATCAAATTGAAAGAATCCATTTCAAGACTTTTATCGCCGATTTTATAA
- a CDS encoding Dps family protein yields MSKELVKAVNQQVANWTVLYVKLHNYHWYIKGKNFFTLHAKFEELYNEANVHVDELAERILALEAKPVATMKEVLETSSLEEATGKENEEEMVQSVVDDFEKMVDELQEAIELAEEAKDEGTGDMLIAVKQSLKKHIWMLKAYLG; encoded by the coding sequence ATGAGTAAAGAATTGGTAAAGGCTGTTAACCAGCAAGTAGCAAACTGGACTGTTCTGTATGTAAAGCTTCACAATTACCATTGGTATATTAAAGGGAAAAACTTTTTTACCCTTCATGCAAAATTTGAAGAACTTTATAATGAAGCCAACGTACATGTTGATGAACTGGCTGAGAGAATCCTGGCTCTTGAAGCCAAGCCGGTTGCGACTATGAAGGAAGTTCTTGAGACCAGTTCTCTCGAAGAAGCGACAGGAAAAGAAAATGAAGAAGAGATGGTCCAATCTGTCGTTGATGACTTCGAAAAAATGGTGGACGAGCTTCAGGAAGCCATTGAGCTAGCAGAAGAAGCCAAAGATGAAGGAACAGGCGACATGCTGATTGCTGTAAAGCAAAGCTTAAAGAAACATATTTGGATGCTAAAAGCATACCTTGGCTAA
- a CDS encoding ABC transporter ATP-binding protein, whose amino-acid sequence MNFLKVDAVHHTYFTKTSAVTALSDISLEVEEGEFVSFLGPSGCGKTTLLSIIAGLFEPTEGTVTLEGKRVETAENEIGYMLQQDYLFPWKTIEENILLGLKIGNSLTPDKKAYALQLLKEMGLKGVESQFPKQLSGGMRQRVALVRTLATEPKLLMLDEPFSALDYQTKLKLEDLVSNTLKSFGKTAILVTHDIGEAISMSDRVFLFSARPGQLHKTFVIPKELRDETPFNARNHEAYPAIFQTIWKELESLEPAGER is encoded by the coding sequence ATGAATTTTTTAAAGGTAGATGCTGTCCACCACACTTATTTTACGAAAACCTCTGCTGTAACGGCCCTCTCCGATATTTCGCTTGAAGTGGAGGAAGGCGAATTTGTTTCCTTCCTCGGCCCAAGCGGATGCGGCAAGACAACTTTGCTTTCCATCATAGCAGGCCTGTTTGAACCCACAGAAGGCACTGTAACACTTGAAGGAAAGCGGGTTGAAACGGCAGAAAATGAAATTGGCTATATGCTGCAGCAGGATTATCTTTTTCCCTGGAAAACGATTGAAGAAAATATCCTGCTGGGGCTGAAAATCGGGAACAGCCTTACTCCAGACAAAAAAGCTTATGCTCTGCAGCTCCTTAAGGAGATGGGATTAAAAGGTGTAGAATCACAGTTTCCGAAGCAGCTTTCAGGCGGAATGCGCCAGCGTGTTGCCCTTGTAAGAACACTTGCAACAGAACCAAAGCTGCTCATGCTTGATGAACCCTTTTCCGCATTAGATTATCAAACCAAGCTGAAGCTTGAGGATTTGGTCTCTAACACGCTTAAATCTTTTGGTAAAACAGCCATACTGGTTACCCATGATATTGGTGAGGCAATCAGCATGAGTGATCGCGTTTTTCTCTTTTCCGCAAGGCCCGGACAGCTTCATAAAACGTTTGTCATTCCGAAAGAATTAAGAGATGAAACTCCTTTTAACGCAAGAAATCATGAAGCATATCCAGCAATTTTTCAAACTATATGGAAGGAGCTGGAGTCCCTTGAGCCCGCAGGAGAACGTTAA